The Eubacterium maltosivorans genome includes the window AATTATATACTGCAAATAAAGAGGATTTAATCTTATGGATGAAAAGAATTTACAAGATCAGCGCGAGGAGCGTACCCCCGAAGAGCAGGCGATTGAGAACGCCTCTCTTTTTGAGCGTCCTGTCCCTCCGGAGGATGCGGTCATCATTGATGAACCTGCTGCGCCAGAGGCTCAGGAGGAAACTGTTATTGACCCGCCCAGGCCGCCTGAGGGCGGAACTGAAGGCGATGCCGACCAAGCAGGCGAGGTTCTCACCTTTGAGGAGGAGACCCCTGCCAATGATTCTGGAGACGGCGAGGAACCGCCGGATTCTGAAGAGAAAAAAAGCCATAAAAAGGTCTGGATCGGCATCGGTGTTGGAATTGGTATTATCCTGGCCATTTACCTTGGCTTAAGCTTTTATTTCAGCACTCGTTTCTATTTTAATACCACCATGAACGGCTTCAATGTCACTGGCAAAACGGCCGCTCAGGTCGACCAGGAAATGCAGCAAAACGCAGCGACACACACATTAACACTGAAGGAACGCGGCGGAAAAACCGAGACCATCGCTGCAGACCAGGTCAATATGCGCTATATTTCCGACGGTAAAATTTCCCAGATGTTAAATGACCAGAACGCTTTTGCCTGGCCCATGTCTCTGGTGCCGTCGGGTCATCAGGATCTGGAAGCGACTTTCAGCTACGATGACGCTCAGCTCACCAATGCACTGAACCAGCTTCAGGCTGTATCCGGAGCAGAGGTCGTAAAGGTCGCCAATGCTTATCCTAAATTCAACGGTACAAGCTATACGATCGAACCAGAGGTTACCGGCAACGAGCTGGATCCGGCCAAGCTAAAGGACGCTGTAAAAAACGCTATTTTATCCGGCGATACCGAGCTGGATCTGGAAGCGGCCGGCTGCTATAAAAAGCCTTCCTTTACCAAGGATTCCGCTAAGGTGAAAGAAGCGATGGATACCATGAACAAGTATCTGAACGCAATGGTTACCTATACCTTTGGCGACGCAACAGAGGTACTTGATAAAAATACCATTAATACCTGGCTGGCTGTGGACGGCAATATGGATGTCCAGTTCAATCAGGACCTCATGACCACCTATGTGGCCAATTTATCGGATAAATACGATACCTATGGCATTACGCGAAGCTTCCAGACTAGCGGCGGCGGCAGTGTCAGCATTGCCGGCGGCGATTACGGCTGGCTGATTGACCAGGACGAAGAGGTCGCTGCGCTCATTCCAATTATCCAGGCAGGACAGCCTGTAACCCGTGAACCGGTTTACGCGCAGACAGCTGCAAGCCACAGCTCTCCAGACTATGGAAACACTTATGTTGAAATCAGCCTCGGCGGGCAGTACATGTGGTTTTACAAAAACGGCGGCCTGGTCGTTGGCACTCCTGTTGTTACAGGAAGCCTGAGCGGCGGTTTTGCCACCCCAAGTGGTGTTTATGGCCTTGACTACAAGGCGATGAACGTTACTTTAAAGGGCGAGGGCTACGCCTCACCCGTTACCTTCTGGATGCCGTATGCCGGCGATATCGGGATTCATGACGCCTCCTGGCGCACAGACTTTGGCGGCAATATATACGTCAACAGCGGCTCGCACGGCTGTGTCAACACACCATATGCGGCTGCTCAGGCCATCTATAACGGTATCGAGGACGGTACCCCTGTTATTGTCTATTAATAAGATTAAGGCGCTTAAAGCACCTGTGGCGTTCCAAAACGGAACGCCTTTTATTATTTTAGAAGGAGAATCCTATGTCTATTACCTGGAATCCCTGGCATGGCTGTCAAAAGATCAGCGCTGGGTGCCAGAACTGTTATGTCTACCGTATGGACGAGAAATACGA containing:
- a CDS encoding L,D-transpeptidase family protein, whose amino-acid sequence is MDEKNLQDQREERTPEEQAIENASLFERPVPPEDAVIIDEPAAPEAQEETVIDPPRPPEGGTEGDADQAGEVLTFEEETPANDSGDGEEPPDSEEKKSHKKVWIGIGVGIGIILAIYLGLSFYFSTRFYFNTTMNGFNVTGKTAAQVDQEMQQNAATHTLTLKERGGKTETIAADQVNMRYISDGKISQMLNDQNAFAWPMSLVPSGHQDLEATFSYDDAQLTNALNQLQAVSGAEVVKVANAYPKFNGTSYTIEPEVTGNELDPAKLKDAVKNAILSGDTELDLEAAGCYKKPSFTKDSAKVKEAMDTMNKYLNAMVTYTFGDATEVLDKNTINTWLAVDGNMDVQFNQDLMTTYVANLSDKYDTYGITRSFQTSGGGSVSIAGGDYGWLIDQDEEVAALIPIIQAGQPVTREPVYAQTAASHSSPDYGNTYVEISLGGQYMWFYKNGGLVVGTPVVTGSLSGGFATPSGVYGLDYKAMNVTLKGEGYASPVTFWMPYAGDIGIHDASWRTDFGGNIYVNSGSHGCVNTPYAAAQAIYNGIEDGTPVIVY